One part of the Phycisphaeraceae bacterium genome encodes these proteins:
- a CDS encoding ribokinase encodes MSTTPNPPSTPAQADDDAVRLCVFGSLNMDLVIRAPRFPTPGETIVGGRFARFPGGKGANQAVAAARLGAAVSMIGAVGDDEYGRKFMALLKAEGVSTRHIAVRPPPPAGAPTGVGVVTIDDSEDGKGQNSIVVALGANMTITPAEVDAAKEVISQADMLLMQLEAPLESIAHAAHIAKDAGATVLLNAAPAPAPGTFPPGLLADVDVLIVNEFEGRALRPRLDPADESTFEDELRALAGHGPRCAVLTLGDRGARVYFDKSLASIPAYPAASVDTVGAGDAFCAAFACRWAWHQIGGSLDALNVHDAACWGCAAGSIAVARHGAIPSLPTRGEVASMLRGGWVASA; translated from the coding sequence ATGAGCACGACTCCGAATCCACCATCGACACCCGCCCAAGCCGACGACGATGCGGTCCGCCTGTGCGTCTTTGGCTCGCTCAATATGGACCTTGTCATCCGCGCGCCCCGGTTCCCAACACCCGGCGAGACGATCGTCGGCGGCAGGTTCGCCCGATTCCCCGGCGGCAAGGGCGCCAACCAGGCAGTGGCCGCCGCTCGTCTGGGCGCAGCGGTCTCCATGATCGGCGCGGTCGGTGATGACGAGTACGGCCGCAAGTTCATGGCGCTGCTAAAGGCAGAGGGTGTATCTACCAGACATATCGCCGTCCGCCCGCCCCCTCCCGCGGGGGCACCGACGGGCGTGGGTGTGGTGACGATCGACGACTCCGAGGACGGCAAGGGACAGAACTCGATCGTCGTCGCCCTCGGCGCCAACATGACCATCACGCCCGCCGAGGTTGACGCGGCAAAGGAAGTCATCAGCCAGGCCGACATGCTGCTCATGCAGCTCGAGGCCCCGCTGGAGTCCATCGCCCACGCCGCCCATATCGCCAAGGACGCGGGCGCCACGGTCCTGCTCAACGCCGCTCCCGCACCCGCACCGGGGACGTTCCCGCCCGGCCTTCTCGCCGACGTTGATGTGCTCATCGTGAACGAGTTCGAAGGGCGGGCCCTTCGCCCGCGGCTCGACCCTGCGGACGAATCCACCTTCGAAGACGAACTCCGCGCCCTCGCCGGCCACGGCCCCCGCTGTGCCGTCCTGACGTTGGGAGATCGCGGCGCCCGGGTCTACTTCGACAAGTCGCTCGCCTCGATCCCCGCCTATCCCGCGGCCAGCGTGGACACGGTTGGCGCGGGGGACGCCTTCTGCGCCGCCTTCGCCTGCCGCTGGGCCTGGCACCAGATCGGCGGCTCCCTGGACGCCCTCAACGTCCACGACGCCGCCTGCTGGGGCTGCGCGGCGGGTTCCATCGCGGTCGCGCGGCACGGCGCCATCCCCTCCCTTCCCACGAGAGGCGAGGTCGCATCTATGCTCCGTGGCGGCTGGGTCGCCTCGGCGTAG
- a CDS encoding CerR family C-terminal domain-containing protein, translating to MAVLDPNTSASNPDTRRRVLEAAGEIFARVGFREATIREICTKANANVAAVNYHFGDKQGLYQEVFRFARVCSLETYPVAPDVLSQLPPDEALAEYVRTFLARIFDRGRHAWFSRLIAREMAEPTGVLDEMVQEHIRPKMAALAQIIGRLLERPALDPIVMRCVASVIGQCLHYFHSRPVLERLFPHMRFEPGELEAIARHITAFSLAGIDAAPAVPLSAADAMMWSTA from the coding sequence ATGGCTGTTTTGGATCCAAATACATCGGCTTCGAATCCGGACACCCGCCGGCGCGTGCTCGAAGCCGCGGGCGAGATCTTTGCCCGCGTCGGCTTCCGCGAGGCCACCATCCGAGAGATCTGCACCAAGGCCAACGCCAACGTCGCGGCGGTCAACTACCACTTCGGCGACAAGCAGGGTCTGTACCAGGAGGTCTTCCGGTTCGCCCGGGTCTGCTCACTGGAAACTTACCCGGTGGCTCCAGACGTCCTCTCTCAACTCCCCCCCGACGAGGCCCTTGCCGAGTATGTCCGGACCTTCCTCGCCCGGATCTTCGATCGCGGGCGGCACGCGTGGTTCTCCCGGCTGATCGCCCGCGAGATGGCCGAGCCAACCGGCGTGCTGGACGAGATGGTCCAGGAGCACATCCGCCCGAAGATGGCCGCGCTCGCTCAGATCATCGGCAGGCTGCTCGAAAGGCCCGCATTGGACCCAATCGTGATGCGCTGCGTCGCGAGCGTAATCGGGCAGTGCCTGCACTACTTCCACTCCCGACCGGTCCTCGAGCGGCTCTTCCCGCATATGCGGTTCGAGCCCGGCGAGTTGGAAGCGATCGCGCGGCACATCACCGCCTTCTCGCTCGCCGGGATCGACGCGGCGCCGGCAGTGCCGCTGTCGGCCGCGGACGCCATGATGTGGAGCACGGCATGA
- a CDS encoding ABC transporter permease, with amino-acid sequence MNRVAIKMLVGDRAKYIGIIIGLTFASLLITQQAAIFIGLMTRTFGFITDTGLPDIWVMDPKVQFVDDIKPLQDTQLLRVRGVEGVLWAMPLYKGLLKARLDNGNFQTCNVIGLDDATLIGGPPELVAGKLADLRQSEAVIVDKVGAEGKLAKMPPPGPDGKPVPGAKPVPLRIGDTLELNDHRAVVVGICNVSRTFQSQPVIYTTYSRATTFAPRERKLLSFVLVKAAPGQNIQELCDRIHRTTGLAAYTSDQFKTITYQYFMKYTGIPINFGIAVTLGFLVGTIVAGQTFYNFTLDNLRHLGALKAMGASNWLLLRMILLQAMSVGLVGYGIGVGLASLFGLLTAKTELSFRLPWQLLAGTGVAVLFICILAAVLSIQKVMRLEPAIVFKG; translated from the coding sequence ATGAACCGCGTAGCCATCAAGATGCTGGTCGGCGACCGGGCCAAGTACATCGGCATCATCATCGGGCTCACGTTTGCCTCGCTGCTGATTACGCAACAGGCGGCCATTTTCATCGGGCTGATGACCCGCACCTTCGGCTTCATCACCGACACGGGTCTCCCGGATATCTGGGTCATGGACCCCAAGGTCCAGTTCGTCGACGACATCAAGCCGCTGCAGGACACGCAGCTGCTCCGGGTCCGGGGCGTCGAAGGGGTGCTGTGGGCGATGCCCCTCTACAAGGGCCTGCTCAAGGCGCGGCTCGACAACGGCAACTTCCAGACCTGCAACGTCATCGGCCTCGACGACGCCACGCTGATCGGCGGCCCGCCCGAGCTGGTGGCTGGCAAACTCGCCGATCTCCGGCAATCCGAGGCGGTCATCGTCGACAAGGTCGGCGCCGAGGGCAAGCTCGCCAAGATGCCGCCCCCGGGACCCGACGGGAAACCGGTCCCCGGCGCCAAGCCGGTGCCGCTGCGGATCGGCGACACCCTGGAACTCAACGATCATCGCGCGGTCGTCGTGGGCATCTGCAACGTCTCTCGGACATTCCAGAGCCAACCGGTCATCTACACGACCTACTCGAGGGCCACCACCTTCGCCCCGCGGGAGCGGAAGCTCCTCTCGTTCGTCCTCGTGAAGGCCGCACCGGGCCAGAACATCCAGGAACTCTGCGACCGCATCCACCGCACGACGGGCCTCGCCGCGTACACCTCCGATCAGTTCAAGACCATCACCTACCAGTACTTCATGAAGTACACGGGCATCCCCATCAACTTCGGCATCGCCGTGACGCTCGGGTTCCTTGTCGGAACGATCGTCGCGGGCCAGACGTTCTACAACTTCACCCTCGACAACCTTCGCCACCTGGGGGCCCTCAAGGCCATGGGCGCCTCGAACTGGCTCCTCCTGCGGATGATCCTGCTCCAGGCCATGTCCGTCGGGCTCGTCGGGTACGGGATCGGCGTCGGGCTCGCCTCGCTGTTCGGCCTGCTCACGGCCAAGACCGAGCTGAGCTTCCGATTGCCCTGGCAGCTGCTCGCGGGCACGGGTGTGGCCGTGCTGTTCATCTGCATCCTGGCCGCCGTGCTGAGCATTCAGAAGGTCATGCGGCTCGAGCCCGCCATCGTGTTCAAGGGATAA
- a CDS encoding ABC transporter ATP-binding protein: protein MTPATTQLQQPAPSATSSVAIHCRGVTKTYGTGATLVTALRGIDIDIRTGELMMLVGPSGCGKTTLISVIAGILDRDAGECSVFGRDFSAMSPSEKTRFRGRNIGFVFQAFNLLPTLTAAENVSIPLLILGEPRGQALRRAKDLLDRFGLGDRVGAYPSQLSGGQQQRVAIARAMVHEPRLIVCDEPTSALDHETGHVIMRLLKSAAMDANRSLVIVTHDARIFGFADRIARMDDGHIERIVGSVDEL from the coding sequence ATGACTCCCGCCACCACACAACTGCAGCAGCCCGCGCCGAGCGCAACCAGTTCTGTTGCCATCCATTGCCGCGGCGTGACCAAGACCTACGGCACCGGGGCCACGCTGGTCACCGCCCTCCGCGGCATCGATATCGACATCCGAACAGGCGAACTCATGATGCTCGTCGGCCCGAGCGGCTGCGGCAAGACCACCCTCATCTCCGTCATCGCGGGGATCCTCGATCGCGATGCGGGCGAGTGCTCCGTCTTCGGCCGCGACTTTTCCGCCATGTCCCCGAGCGAGAAGACGCGGTTCCGCGGCCGGAACATCGGGTTTGTCTTCCAGGCCTTCAACCTCCTCCCCACGCTCACGGCCGCCGAAAACGTCTCCATCCCGCTGCTGATCCTTGGAGAGCCACGCGGACAGGCCCTGCGCCGGGCCAAGGACCTGCTCGACCGGTTCGGCCTCGGCGACCGTGTCGGGGCGTACCCGTCGCAGCTCTCCGGCGGTCAGCAGCAGCGGGTCGCCATCGCCCGCGCGATGGTGCACGAGCCGCGGCTGATCGTCTGTGACGAGCCCACCAGCGCTCTCGACCACGAAACCGGTCACGTCATCATGCGGCTGCTCAAGAGCGCCGCGATGGACGCCAACCGCTCACTGGTCATCGTGACCCACGACGCCCGCATCTTCGGCTTTGCGGACCGCATCGCCAGGATGGACGACGGACACATCGAGCGAATTGTCGGGTCCGTCGACGAACTGTGA
- a CDS encoding HlyD family efflux transporter periplasmic adaptor subunit: MIFKYLIPLLAIAGVALAVYTVQSGSRPPQVAAPVAPPATSPFPTKVAGAGIVEAATENIELGTPIPGVITRIYVKVGDRVERGAPLLTIDDRAARAELDVRKAALLSAKAALSRLESMPRAEDIPPAQAKVREAEASLNDLKSQLQLWESIDDQRAIAKEDLSKRRYAVEMAEARYTQAKGELDLLKAGAWTSDIDIARAEVASAQALLDAAQTELDRLTVRAPVDCQILQVKARPGEYAVAGQTTPPLMLVGDTTRLHIRVDVDENDAWRIRPDAPAEGALRGNSSMKTPLTFVRIEPYVLPKRSLTGESTERVDTRVLQVIYSFDPKSIPVYVGQQMDVSIEAPPPGNHSRGKEPNGEA; encoded by the coding sequence GTGATCTTCAAGTACCTCATCCCGCTGCTCGCGATCGCTGGCGTGGCGCTGGCGGTCTACACCGTGCAGAGCGGCAGCAGGCCGCCTCAGGTCGCCGCGCCGGTGGCGCCGCCCGCGACCTCGCCCTTCCCGACCAAGGTCGCCGGCGCCGGCATCGTGGAGGCCGCCACCGAGAACATCGAGCTCGGGACGCCGATCCCCGGCGTCATCACCAGGATCTACGTCAAGGTCGGTGATCGCGTCGAAAGGGGCGCCCCGCTCCTGACCATCGACGACCGCGCCGCACGCGCCGAGCTCGATGTCCGCAAGGCCGCTCTCCTCTCCGCCAAGGCCGCCCTCTCGCGGCTGGAGTCCATGCCCCGCGCCGAGGACATCCCGCCGGCCCAGGCCAAGGTGCGGGAGGCCGAGGCCTCGCTCAACGACCTGAAGAGCCAGTTGCAACTCTGGGAGTCGATCGACGATCAGCGGGCAATTGCAAAGGAAGACCTGAGCAAGCGCCGCTACGCCGTTGAGATGGCCGAGGCACGCTACACGCAGGCCAAGGGCGAACTCGACCTGCTCAAGGCGGGCGCCTGGACGTCGGACATCGACATCGCCCGCGCCGAAGTCGCTTCGGCACAGGCCCTCCTCGATGCGGCACAGACCGAACTCGACCGGCTCACCGTCAGAGCGCCGGTCGACTGCCAGATCCTCCAGGTGAAGGCCCGCCCCGGCGAGTACGCCGTCGCCGGACAGACGACCCCCCCGCTCATGCTCGTCGGCGATACCACCCGGCTCCACATCCGCGTGGACGTCGATGAGAACGACGCGTGGCGGATCCGTCCCGATGCCCCGGCCGAGGGCGCGCTCCGCGGCAACAGTTCCATGAAGACCCCGCTGACCTTCGTGCGGATTGAGCCGTACGTCCTCCCCAAACGCTCGCTCACCGGCGAGAGCACCGAGCGCGTCGACACCCGCGTGCTGCAGGTCATCTACTCCTTCGACCCCAAGTCGATCCCCGTGTATGTCGGCCAGCAGATGGATGTCTCGATCGAGGCCCCACCTCCAGGTAACCACTCCCGCGGCAAGGAGCCCAACGGCGAGGCCTAG
- a CDS encoding efflux transporter outer membrane subunit, with product MTTPTRRTAITVTVLLALAGCKVGPDYKQPETPVTTSWHQDMERGVSAAPADLSRWWTTLGDPMLDRLIERAIAGNLDLKVAEARIRETRAQRGVVAAGALPQVDVGAGYQRQEQSQNSAAGDFTPSGDPFSLYNAGFDASWEIDVFGRVGRQVESAEADIQAADEARRDTLVTLLSEVARNYVEARGFQTRIEIARENIRIQAESVDITTARYNSGLTSDLDVARAEAQLAATQSAIPVLETGFKTSIYNIGVLLGVEPGPMVAEFENSAPIPPPPAAVAVGIPAELLRRRPDIRRAERQVAAANALIGAATADLFPRFSLTGSFGYSSNSFGEWTDSTSRFWNIGPAVRWPIFEGGRLLANIKVQDARTEQAVALYEKSVLTAYAEVESSMLAYMREQSTRDALERAVAANRRATDLANTLYVRGLAGYLTVIDAQRALFETQDLLARSRQAVATNLIALYKALGGGWETFEPKPEEGDSGSESGGDQGSPSPAAPTAVPVAG from the coding sequence ATGACCACGCCAACCCGTCGCACCGCGATCACCGTCACAGTCCTGCTCGCCCTCGCCGGCTGCAAAGTCGGTCCCGACTACAAGCAACCCGAAACCCCGGTCACCACCTCCTGGCACCAGGACATGGAGCGGGGTGTCTCCGCAGCCCCCGCCGACCTGAGCCGATGGTGGACGACGCTCGGCGATCCGATGCTCGATCGGCTCATCGAGCGGGCTATCGCCGGGAACCTCGATCTCAAGGTCGCCGAGGCCCGGATCCGCGAGACCCGCGCCCAGCGCGGAGTGGTCGCCGCCGGAGCACTCCCCCAGGTCGATGTCGGGGCCGGCTACCAGCGCCAGGAGCAGAGCCAGAACTCCGCCGCCGGCGACTTCACCCCGTCGGGCGACCCCTTCAGCCTCTACAACGCCGGCTTCGATGCCTCGTGGGAGATCGATGTCTTTGGGCGAGTCGGTCGCCAGGTCGAGTCCGCCGAGGCCGACATCCAGGCCGCCGACGAAGCCCGGCGCGACACCCTCGTCACGCTCCTCTCCGAGGTCGCACGCAACTACGTCGAGGCCCGCGGCTTCCAGACGCGGATCGAGATTGCCCGCGAGAACATCCGGATCCAGGCCGAGTCCGTCGACATCACGACAGCCAGGTACAACTCCGGCCTTACCAGCGACCTCGACGTCGCCCGGGCCGAGGCCCAGCTCGCCGCGACGCAGTCAGCGATCCCGGTTCTCGAGACCGGCTTCAAGACCTCCATCTACAACATCGGCGTCCTCCTCGGCGTCGAGCCGGGGCCGATGGTCGCCGAGTTCGAGAACAGCGCCCCGATCCCCCCTCCCCCCGCGGCGGTCGCGGTGGGCATCCCCGCTGAACTGCTCCGCCGCCGGCCAGATATCCGCCGCGCTGAGCGGCAAGTCGCCGCGGCGAACGCCCTCATCGGCGCGGCCACCGCTGACCTGTTCCCGCGGTTCTCGCTCACCGGCTCCTTCGGCTATTCCAGCAACTCCTTCGGCGAGTGGACCGACTCCACGAGCCGCTTCTGGAACATCGGGCCCGCCGTCCGCTGGCCCATCTTCGAAGGCGGCCGGCTGTTGGCCAATATCAAGGTTCAGGATGCCCGTACCGAGCAGGCCGTCGCCCTCTACGAGAAGTCCGTGCTGACCGCCTACGCGGAGGTCGAATCGTCGATGCTGGCCTACATGCGCGAGCAGTCCACACGCGATGCGCTCGAGCGTGCCGTGGCCGCCAACCGCCGCGCCACGGACCTTGCGAACACCCTCTACGTCCGCGGCCTCGCGGGGTATCTCACCGTCATCGATGCCCAGCGGGCACTCTTCGAAACGCAGGACCTGCTCGCCCGCAGCCGCCAGGCGGTCGCCACCAACCTGATCGCCCTGTACAAGGCCCTCGGCGGCGGGTGGGAGACCTTCGAGCCCAAGCCGGAGGAGGGCGATAGCGGCTCGGAGAGTGGTGGTGACCAGGGCTCACCGTCGCCGGCCGCACCGACGGCAGTGCCTGTCGCGGGCTGA
- a CDS encoding FAD-binding protein, translating into MSQLRVLNNRAEQDRETIGADLRRLLAEAGGPGAAEGRSEQVRFDEHSRMLYATDASLYQVEPIGVVVPGSIDEAARVVRYCGERGVALLPRGGGTSLAGQATGHAVVMDLSARCRGIGEVRPAGEGGGIAEVEVEPGVVVDELNRELARRRTGLFFAPDPATVAQAAIGGCIGNNAAGARSIRYGRTSENLSALDVMLTTGERVVLEPGAGRRSRVARRLAEGVIGIVRPLAGLIRERFPRTIRRNAGYGLDLILGQLEAGATAESLDLSGLLCGSEGTLAVTLGARLKLHPFPRARGLAVVSFGSVEEAIGAVTPILGVGLARGLSAVELLDDVVLEAARGNIEYRKYVDLLPGASEEGGGQPRAALYVEFFGFGEEAAREVSAGFGALEAVRGLAGFAGMAVYSDEAAMLSAWKLRRAGEPLLHGLPGKRKPITFVEDNAVPVERLGEFVREFKKIVARHGTRAAYWAHASVGVLHVRPMIDIHEEKDRDIMRAIAVEVADLARACGGIMSGEHGDGKVRGPLVERFFGPELMRAFAEVKRLFDPKGLLNPGNIVGAGPVESISQRLRVNPVGAEVRVPAVETYFDYEDQHGFAGAVEMCNGAGVCRKTSGGTMCPSYRATMDERHATRGRGNALRLAITGQIGRDAASGRLGDAAWDDAGTMETLHLCLSCKACKSECPSNVDIARLKAEYTAQRYLAAGGPPLAARLFGHVRVLNRLGSLTPGLANWVNSTALAKWVARRVLGIDRRRDVPRFRRSLYSMLERRRGSAVSENPRPAAPRVVLFADCFTAYNEPSIGMATAHVLGALGYGVDLIPKGLKGQWGGCCGRAMISTGLLEDAIETADRTMEMLRPAIEDDSVAAIVVVEPSCLSAMTDDWRQLKLKSSPVLRGRLAAKAMLVEDFVERLWDRHPVPGPEAFKGMTEAGAGVLLHGHCHQKALWGVGTSERLLRRLVGGRLRVLDSGCCGMAGSFGYTADRYDLSMRIGELSVFPPVRAAGADETVVAPGTSCRHQIHDGTGRAALHPIEFAERMLASPAT; encoded by the coding sequence ATGTCCCAGTTGAGAGTGCTGAACAACCGGGCGGAGCAGGATCGCGAGACGATCGGCGCGGATCTGCGACGGCTCTTGGCCGAGGCCGGTGGGCCGGGCGCGGCGGAGGGGCGCTCTGAGCAGGTGCGGTTCGACGAGCACAGCCGGATGCTGTACGCGACGGATGCATCGCTGTACCAAGTGGAGCCGATCGGGGTGGTGGTGCCGGGGTCGATCGACGAGGCGGCGAGGGTGGTGCGGTATTGCGGCGAGCGCGGAGTAGCGCTGCTGCCGCGGGGCGGGGGGACGAGCCTTGCCGGGCAAGCGACGGGGCACGCGGTGGTGATGGACTTGTCCGCGAGGTGCCGGGGCATCGGAGAGGTCAGGCCGGCGGGAGAGGGGGGAGGGATCGCGGAAGTTGAGGTCGAGCCGGGGGTGGTGGTTGATGAACTCAATCGGGAGTTGGCACGGAGGCGGACAGGGCTGTTCTTCGCTCCGGATCCGGCCACAGTGGCCCAGGCGGCGATCGGGGGGTGCATCGGGAACAACGCGGCGGGGGCGAGGTCGATCCGGTACGGGCGGACGAGCGAGAACCTGAGTGCGCTGGATGTGATGCTGACGACCGGGGAGCGCGTGGTGCTGGAGCCGGGAGCCGGGCGGCGGAGCAGGGTCGCGCGGCGGCTTGCGGAGGGGGTCATCGGAATCGTGCGGCCGCTGGCTGGGCTGATCCGCGAGCGGTTTCCGCGGACGATCCGCCGGAATGCGGGGTACGGGCTTGATCTGATCCTCGGCCAGTTGGAGGCGGGGGCGACGGCCGAGTCGCTCGACCTGTCCGGGCTGCTGTGCGGGAGCGAGGGGACGCTGGCGGTGACGCTGGGGGCGAGGCTGAAACTGCACCCGTTTCCGCGGGCGCGCGGGCTGGCCGTGGTGTCGTTCGGATCGGTGGAGGAGGCGATCGGCGCGGTGACGCCGATCCTGGGAGTTGGGCTGGCGCGGGGGTTGAGCGCGGTGGAACTGCTGGACGATGTGGTGCTGGAGGCGGCGCGGGGGAACATCGAGTACCGCAAGTACGTGGACCTGTTGCCGGGGGCGAGCGAGGAGGGGGGCGGGCAGCCGCGGGCGGCGCTGTACGTCGAGTTCTTCGGGTTCGGGGAGGAGGCGGCGAGGGAGGTGTCGGCGGGCTTCGGGGCGTTGGAGGCGGTGCGGGGGCTCGCGGGATTCGCGGGGATGGCGGTGTACAGCGACGAGGCGGCGATGCTGTCGGCGTGGAAGTTGCGGCGGGCCGGGGAGCCGCTGCTGCACGGCCTTCCCGGGAAGCGCAAGCCGATCACGTTTGTCGAGGACAACGCGGTGCCCGTGGAGCGGTTGGGGGAGTTCGTGCGGGAGTTCAAGAAGATCGTGGCGCGGCACGGCACGCGGGCGGCGTATTGGGCACACGCGAGCGTCGGGGTGCTGCACGTGCGGCCGATGATCGACATCCACGAGGAGAAGGACCGCGACATAATGCGGGCGATCGCGGTCGAGGTGGCGGATCTGGCGCGGGCGTGCGGCGGGATCATGAGCGGCGAGCACGGGGATGGGAAGGTGCGGGGGCCGCTGGTGGAGCGGTTCTTCGGGCCCGAACTGATGAGGGCGTTCGCGGAGGTGAAGCGGCTGTTTGATCCCAAGGGACTGTTGAACCCGGGGAACATCGTGGGGGCGGGGCCGGTTGAGAGCATCTCGCAGCGGCTGCGGGTGAACCCGGTGGGCGCGGAGGTGCGTGTGCCGGCGGTCGAGACGTACTTCGACTACGAGGATCAGCACGGGTTCGCCGGGGCCGTCGAGATGTGCAACGGCGCGGGCGTGTGCCGAAAGACCAGCGGGGGGACGATGTGCCCGTCGTACCGCGCGACGATGGACGAGCGCCATGCGACACGCGGGCGGGGCAACGCGCTGCGGCTGGCGATTACGGGGCAGATCGGCCGGGATGCTGCGAGCGGCAGGTTGGGCGACGCCGCGTGGGACGATGCGGGGACGATGGAGACGCTGCACCTGTGCCTGTCCTGCAAGGCGTGCAAGAGCGAGTGCCCGAGTAACGTCGACATCGCGCGGCTGAAGGCGGAGTACACGGCGCAGCGGTACCTCGCGGCGGGCGGGCCGCCGCTTGCGGCCCGGCTGTTCGGGCACGTGCGCGTGCTGAACCGTCTCGGCTCGCTCACGCCCGGGCTGGCCAACTGGGTGAACTCGACGGCGCTCGCGAAGTGGGTGGCGCGGCGGGTGCTGGGGATCGACCGTCGCCGGGATGTGCCGCGGTTCCGGCGATCTTTGTACTCGATGCTGGAGCGGAGGCGCGGCTCGGCGGTCTCGGAGAATCCGCGACCGGCAGCGCCGAGGGTTGTGCTGTTTGCCGACTGCTTCACGGCGTACAACGAGCCATCGATCGGGATGGCCACGGCACATGTGCTCGGGGCGCTTGGGTACGGGGTCGACCTGATCCCCAAGGGGCTCAAGGGTCAGTGGGGCGGGTGCTGCGGGCGTGCGATGATCTCGACGGGGCTCCTGGAGGATGCGATCGAGACCGCCGATCGGACCATGGAGATGCTGCGGCCTGCGATCGAGGACGACTCTGTCGCCGCGATTGTCGTCGTCGAGCCGTCGTGCCTGAGCGCGATGACCGACGATTGGCGGCAACTCAAGCTCAAGTCATCGCCAGTGCTGCGTGGACGGCTCGCGGCGAAGGCGATGCTGGTGGAGGACTTTGTGGAGCGGCTGTGGGACCGGCACCCCGTGCCCGGCCCGGAGGCGTTCAAGGGGATGACCGAAGCCGGCGCCGGGGTGCTCCTGCATGGTCATTGCCACCAGAAGGCGCTGTGGGGGGTGGGGACGAGCGAGCGGCTTCTCAGGAGGCTTGTCGGTGGGCGGCTGAGGGTGCTCGACAGCGGGTGCTGCGGGATGGCCGGGAGTTTCGGCTACACCGCCGACCGCTACGACCTGTCGATGCGGATCGGCGAGTTGAGTGTGTTTCCGCCGGTGCGGGCCGCGGGGGCGGACGAGACCGTGGTCGCGCCGGGGACCTCGTGTCGGCACCAGATCCACGATGGGACAGGCCGCGCGGCCTTGCACCCCATCGAGTTTGCGGAGCGGATGCTGGCGTCACCCGCGACATGA
- a CDS encoding type II secretion system protein, with protein MKKNRGFTLIELLVVIAIIALLVGILLPALGKARASARQLKDATQVRGIVQSMIVFSNNNGDSYPLPSRLDANNSTIAANATQSKDNTGNILSVLIFNGSVATELCISPAEANTGQVKKDDNYQFSNPQSAGLAGGVPNDGSGALWDPGFAGTPLDNGTAYRRRDSGLPNSGNPVAHQSYAHQIPLGRRLSKWQNTFATTEAVFGNRGPGFVETAYPASGRYTLNPTTNTAIPGQSSQSLLIHGGKNTWEGNIGYNDGHVNFETKPSPDGVTYRRTGNQNPLTVMDNLFIDEQDEAGAESGQTNPQLKSNNFLMPVANLPSSGNAALTRNATGTATNLWAD; from the coding sequence ATGAAGAAGAATCGTGGCTTTACGCTGATCGAACTGCTGGTGGTCATCGCGATCATCGCCCTGCTCGTCGGCATCCTGCTGCCGGCCCTTGGCAAGGCTCGCGCCTCGGCCCGCCAGCTCAAGGATGCGACGCAGGTTCGCGGCATCGTTCAGTCGATGATCGTGTTCTCGAACAACAACGGCGACTCGTACCCGCTCCCCAGCCGGCTGGATGCGAACAACTCGACCATCGCCGCGAATGCGACGCAGTCGAAGGACAACACCGGCAACATCCTGTCGGTGCTGATCTTCAATGGATCGGTCGCCACCGAGTTGTGCATCTCCCCGGCGGAAGCAAACACCGGCCAGGTCAAGAAGGATGATAACTACCAGTTCTCCAATCCGCAGTCTGCCGGCTTGGCTGGCGGAGTGCCGAATGACGGGTCGGGCGCCCTGTGGGATCCCGGCTTTGCTGGGACGCCCCTGGATAACGGCACCGCCTATCGGCGCCGGGACAGCGGATTGCCGAACTCCGGCAATCCGGTGGCACACCAGTCCTATGCCCACCAGATTCCGCTTGGCAGGCGTCTTTCGAAGTGGCAGAACACGTTCGCGACGACCGAGGCGGTCTTTGGCAACCGCGGCCCGGGCTTTGTGGAGACGGCGTACCCCGCTTCCGGTCGATATACGCTGAACCCCACCACCAATACCGCAATCCCAGGCCAGTCGTCCCAGTCGCTGCTGATCCACGGCGGCAAGAACACGTGGGAAGGCAACATCGGCTACAACGACGGCCACGTCAACTTTGAGACCAAGCCGTCGCCGGATGGCGTGACCTATCGCCGCACGGGCAACCAGAACCCGCTGACGGTGATGGATAACCTGTTCATTGACGAGCAGGATGAGGCTGGCGCGGAGTCGGGCCAGACGAATCCGCAGCTCAAGTCGAACAACTTCCTGATGCCGGTTGCGAACCTGCCGAGCTCCGGAAACGCGGCACTCACCCGTAACGCCACGGGCACGGCCACGAATCTCTGGGCTGACTAA